Proteins from a single region of Chrysemys picta bellii isolate R12L10 chromosome 9, ASM1138683v2, whole genome shotgun sequence:
- the VGLL1 gene encoding transcription cofactor vestigial-like protein 1 isoform X2, producing MEAERKNSPTLSKSKQPVKTEWGSQSVVFTYFQGDLNSVIDEHFSRALSNAKNPQDLSTKHKSEDVTLKNDSHMSPHQWNFSSHWTKSYQSSPATNTSNSDLNLSAAAIDHHQASVLRNPPIQPADLWHFPSIANPSLTESGYPRSLPDPQMVQGPMSDGKYGSLLDFLQQERCPASSQESIVKQSSSSACITGSARLQNMSQSLTPGGGIQSQDRRRDLYF from the exons ATGGAAGCAGAAAGGAAAAACTCTCCAACACTGAGTAAAAGCAAACAGCCTGTGAAAACAGAATGGGGGTCTCAGAGTGTTGTATTTACTTACTTTCAAGGGGACCTTAACAGTGTGATAGATGAACACTTTTCTAGAGCGTTAAGCAATGCCAAGAACCCACAAGATCTGAGCACAAAGCACAAGAGTGAGGATGTTACCCTGAAGAATG ATAGCCACATGTCTCCCCATCAGTGGAATTTCTCTTCTCATTGGACCAAGTCATATCAATCATCTCCTGCTACAAACACATCAAATTCTGATCTGAATTTGTCGGCTGCTGCTATAGACCACCATCAGGCATCAGTTTTGCGGAATCCTCCTATTCAGCCTGCAGATTTGTGGCACTTCCCTTCGATAGCTAATCCAAGTCTTACTGAGTCAGGATATCCTCGCTCCTTGCCTGACCCTCAGATGGTGCAGGGACCAATGTCTGATGGGAAATATGGTTCGCTTCTTGATTTTCTGCAACAGGAAAGGTGCCCAGCATCTAGCCAGGAATCTATTGTGAAGCAAAGCTCTAGTTCAGCCTGTATTACTGGATCAGCTAGGTTACAAAATATGAGTCAAAGTTTAACTCCTGGGGGAG
- the VGLL1 gene encoding transcription cofactor vestigial-like protein 1 isoform X1 encodes MEAERKNSPTLSKSKQPVKTEWGSQSVVFTYFQGDLNSVIDEHFSRALSNAKNPQDLSTKHKSEDVTLKNDSHMSPHQWNFSSHWTKSYQSSPATNTSNSDLNLSAAAIDHHQASVLRNPPIQPADLWHFPSIANPSLTESGYPRSLPDPQMVQGPMSDGKYGSLLDFLQQERCPASSQESIVKQSSSSACITGSARLQNMSQSLTPGGERKASSYQSPGNPSITLASSGIQSQDRRRDLYF; translated from the exons ATGGAAGCAGAAAGGAAAAACTCTCCAACACTGAGTAAAAGCAAACAGCCTGTGAAAACAGAATGGGGGTCTCAGAGTGTTGTATTTACTTACTTTCAAGGGGACCTTAACAGTGTGATAGATGAACACTTTTCTAGAGCGTTAAGCAATGCCAAGAACCCACAAGATCTGAGCACAAAGCACAAGAGTGAGGATGTTACCCTGAAGAATG ATAGCCACATGTCTCCCCATCAGTGGAATTTCTCTTCTCATTGGACCAAGTCATATCAATCATCTCCTGCTACAAACACATCAAATTCTGATCTGAATTTGTCGGCTGCTGCTATAGACCACCATCAGGCATCAGTTTTGCGGAATCCTCCTATTCAGCCTGCAGATTTGTGGCACTTCCCTTCGATAGCTAATCCAAGTCTTACTGAGTCAGGATATCCTCGCTCCTTGCCTGACCCTCAGATGGTGCAGGGACCAATGTCTGATGGGAAATATGGTTCGCTTCTTGATTTTCTGCAACAGGAAAGGTGCCCAGCATCTAGCCAGGAATCTATTGTGAAGCAAAGCTCTAGTTCAGCCTGTATTACTGGATCAGCTAGGTTACAAAATATGAGTCAAAGTTTAACTCCTGGGGGAG AAAGGAAAGCCAGCTCCTATCAAAGCCCAGGAAACCCCAGCATCACTCTTGCCAGTTCAG